In Leptolyngbya sp. CCY15150, the following proteins share a genomic window:
- a CDS encoding dihydrofolate reductase family protein, which translates to MKTQYYTATSLDGFIATEDDSLDWLFSLGDLNDSSYPEFIAEVGALAMGSATYAWIGSNADQVAAETGSSWPYTQPVWVFTSRSLPVIEGADIQFVKGDVRHIHKEMRAAAGDKNIWIVGGGDLAGQFYDAGLLDELIVQIGSATLGKGKQLFPRRVLSPTLRLISVRQISTGMAELRYEVGKNSVGSTA; encoded by the coding sequence ATGAAGACTCAGTACTATACAGCCACAAGCCTTGATGGGTTCATCGCGACCGAAGATGATTCGCTAGACTGGCTATTTTCGCTGGGCGACCTAAATGACTCCAGCTACCCAGAGTTTATTGCTGAGGTAGGTGCATTGGCTATGGGATCGGCTACCTATGCGTGGATAGGTAGCAACGCTGATCAAGTCGCTGCCGAGACCGGGTCATCGTGGCCGTACACTCAACCTGTCTGGGTATTCACCAGTCGCAGTCTCCCGGTCATTGAGGGCGCAGACATTCAATTCGTAAAAGGGGATGTGCGTCACATTCACAAGGAAATGCGGGCGGCGGCGGGCGACAAGAACATCTGGATTGTGGGCGGCGGTGATTTGGCAGGGCAGTTCTATGATGCTGGGCTTTTAGATGAGCTAATCGTCCAGATTGGATCAGCTACTTTGGGCAAGGGTAAGCAACTGTTTCCGCGCCGGGTTCTGAGTCCAACCCTACGTCTGATCTCGGTTCGCCAAATCAGCACCGGTATGGCTGAACTTCGTTATGAAGTAGGTAAAAACAGTGTGGGCAGCACCGCCTAA